In Pseudomonadota bacterium, the DNA window ACGACTACGGCCGTTTCGGTTGGGCGATGGATCCCGAAGGCAATCGCATCGAGCTCTGGGAACCGACGGCCGTGACACCACATTAGCCATGGCGATCGGGTAAGCGTGGACTGAGGAGAAGAAAGTGGCCGAGTACGATTATGACCTTTTTGTCATCGGTGGCGGGTCCGGCGGCGTGCGTTGCGCGCGGTTTTCTGCCGGTTATGGCGCCCGCGTCGCGATCGCCGAGGAGCGCTACTGGGGCGGTACCTGCGTCAATGTCGGATGTATACCAAAGAAACTCTTCGTCTACGGGTCCCAGATCGCCGAGGAGTTGAAGGACGTCGCCGGCTATGGCTGGCAGGTCGGCGATGTCAGGTTCGATTGGCAAAAGCTGGTCGCCAACAAAAATGATGAGATTGGCCGCCTGAACGGTATCTACGACCGCATGTTGCGCGCGGCCGGATGTGATGTCATCGACGGCCACGCGGTGATTGTCGATCCGCACACGGTGAAGGTCGGCGACAAGACCTACACCTCACGCTACATTCTGGTGGCGACGGGCGGTTGGCCGTTCGTACCGGAGTTCCCGGGCAGCGAACACGCGGTCACGTCGAACGAGCTGTTCTTCCTGGACAAGCTGCCGAAGAAGATCGTCATCGTCGGCGGCGGTTACATTTCCGTCGAGTTCGCTGGCATCTTCAATGGCCTCGGCGTCGAGGTAACGCAGCTCTACCGTCGCAATCTCTTCCTGCGAGGGTTCGATCGCGACATCCGCGAGTTCCTGGCCGAGGAGATGCGCAAGAAGGGCATTGATCTGCACTTCAATTGCGACATCACCATGATCGAAAAGAGTGGTGACGGCTTCGTCGCGACGCTGGACCGCGGCCAGACGGTCGAGGCCGATCTGATCTTCTATGCAACCGGCCGCCGGCCGCTAACGGAAGGCCTCGGCTTGGAGAAAGTCGGCGTCAAGCTGACCGACAGCGGCGCGATCGAGGTCGACGAGCTCTTCCAGACATCGGTGCCATCGATCTATGCGCTGGGCGATGTGGTCGGGCGCATGGAGCTGACGCCCGTCGCACTGGCCGAAGGCATGGCCGTCGCCAAGTGCCTATTCGCCGGTGAACGGCAGACTGTGCATTACGACCTCGTGCCGACCGGCGTCTTCTCTCAGCCGGAGATCGGTACGGTCGGCTTGACGGAAGAAGAGGCGCGCGAACGCCATGTCGATATCGAGATCTACAATTCCGAGTTCCGCGCGCTCAAACACACGATGACAGAGAACCACGAACGCACGTTAATGAAACTGGTTGTCGACAAGAAAACCGACCGCGTCGTCGGCGCGCATATGGTCGGCGCCCACGCCGGTGACCTGATTCAAGGTATCGCGATTGCGATGAACGCCGGTGCGACAAAGGCTGTCTTCGACAAGACAATTGGCGTGCACCCGACCAGCGCTGAGGAGTGGGTTACCA includes these proteins:
- the gor gene encoding glutathione-disulfide reductase, giving the protein MAEYDYDLFVIGGGSGGVRCARFSAGYGARVAIAEERYWGGTCVNVGCIPKKLFVYGSQIAEELKDVAGYGWQVGDVRFDWQKLVANKNDEIGRLNGIYDRMLRAAGCDVIDGHAVIVDPHTVKVGDKTYTSRYILVATGGWPFVPEFPGSEHAVTSNELFFLDKLPKKIVIVGGGYISVEFAGIFNGLGVEVTQLYRRNLFLRGFDRDIREFLAEEMRKKGIDLHFNCDITMIEKSGDGFVATLDRGQTVEADLIFYATGRRPLTEGLGLEKVGVKLTDSGAIEVDELFQTSVPSIYALGDVVGRMELTPVALAEGMAVAKCLFAGERQTVHYDLVPTGVFSQPEIGTVGLTEEEARERHVDIEIYNSEFRALKHTMTENHERTLMKLVVDKKTDRVVGAHMVGAHAGDLIQGIAIAMNAGATKAVFDKTIGVHPTSAEEWVTMREPVRGQEEAAE